In Opitutaceae bacterium TAV5, one genomic interval encodes:
- a CDS encoding AraC family transcriptional regulator, translating into MDKGGDLMDKINPDIQVNQARHADLLSPQVTESRYFFPNLAPSPGGRGVAVTLGGRERCRSDYDISRRSYAYHGIEYVAEGAGWVELAGLRQALRPGSVYAYAPDTRCAIRTDPKQPMLKYFVCASGSGLRPRIARAGLGNGRARVLAAHAEIRSVMEDLIREGQRSGPLAPAICAQLFELLLLKIEDGARWEPAGDHAWATFQKCKALIDAEAEHWHTLTEVARAAGIEESSVCRLFRRFQGTSPYQYLLRRKMNIAAEFLVETGGLVKEAAQRVGFDDPYHFSRCFKAVHGIAPRELLRQGRAEPAEASASPARV; encoded by the coding sequence ATGGATAAAGGTGGGGACTTGATGGATAAAATAAACCCGGATATCCAGGTCAACCAGGCCCGCCACGCCGATCTGCTTTCACCGCAGGTGACGGAGTCGCGGTATTTTTTCCCCAACCTCGCCCCCTCGCCGGGTGGACGCGGCGTGGCGGTGACGCTCGGCGGGCGCGAGCGGTGCCGCTCCGACTATGACATCTCGCGGCGCTCCTATGCGTACCATGGCATCGAATACGTGGCCGAGGGAGCCGGCTGGGTCGAACTGGCCGGGCTGCGGCAGGCGTTGCGGCCCGGCAGTGTTTACGCCTATGCGCCCGACACGCGCTGCGCGATCCGCACGGACCCGAAACAGCCGATGCTGAAGTACTTTGTCTGCGCCTCCGGCTCGGGGCTGCGTCCGCGCATCGCCCGGGCCGGGCTCGGCAACGGCCGCGCCCGCGTGCTCGCCGCCCACGCCGAGATCCGGAGCGTCATGGAGGATCTGATACGCGAGGGCCAGCGTTCGGGGCCGCTCGCGCCGGCGATCTGCGCGCAGTTGTTCGAATTGCTGCTGCTGAAAATCGAGGACGGCGCGCGCTGGGAGCCGGCGGGCGACCACGCGTGGGCGACATTCCAGAAATGCAAGGCGCTGATCGACGCCGAGGCCGAGCACTGGCACACGCTGACCGAAGTGGCGCGCGCGGCGGGCATCGAGGAATCAAGCGTGTGCCGGCTGTTTCGCCGGTTCCAGGGGACGAGCCCGTACCAGTACCTGCTGCGGCGCAAGATGAACATCGCCGCCGAGTTCCTGGTCGAGACAGGCGGCCTGGTGAAGGAGGCGGCGCAGCGCGTGGGTTTCGACGATCCGTATCACTTCAGCCGCTGCTTCAAGGCGGTGCACGGGATCGCTCCGCGGGAATTGTTGCGGCAGGGCAGGGCGGAACCGGCGGAGGCAAGCGCCTCACCCGCCCGGGTGTAA